AGACAGCATATGTTCTagagaaaattcagaaaataaTGCACTCACAGGAACTTCCTGAAAACTTTCTTCGTATATGAAAAACATAATAAAAATATCCAGGAAATTGGCCTAAAGTAACTAAATTTTTCTGTTGTAGAATTTCAACCTACTTGCTCCAATATATACCCCACTTTTGCAAATTTTTCATGACTATTCATGACCCCAGTACAATATAGTTTCAGCTTGCTGCTTCACTATTAATCTGGTAGTAACTAGTAAGTACTTACCATGACTATTCTTCTGAAAAGCTGGAGAATAATAAGCATCCAGGAAATAGGTAAGAATTTGGGACCTCATGAACAAATAGTCGTTGTGCACCTGCCTTCACACATCCAAAGGAAAAATCAGTCTTCAGTCTTCACTACTCGCAAGCATGCGAAAAATCCAGCCTGACCGTAAGAGGGGCGCCGCAGAACCCTTGCAAACTTTCAAAAACCAAATCCCATGCGTGTGGACTGTGGAGCAGCTAACTGTCATGATTGACCGGTTCAAAGATTCTTACTGTTACCTCCTCTCTTGAAGGTTCTAATGGCCCATCAACTGTCAGGTCAAGTCAATGAAGACTCATAGATGCcatgagatatatataagtttgccatctgaagcaagaaacGGCTGCCAAACCAAAATAATAATCAATGGCACCTCTCCTCCTCTTGCCCATCCTCTTGCTACTGTCCTCACCATATGTGCAAGCTCAACAGATCATCACCTTGGGCTCCTCCTTAACGCCCCAAGGGCCAAACAGCTTTTGGCTCTCCCCGTCCGGCGACTTCGCGTTTGGCTTCCGGCCCATCGAGGGCAACACCTCCTCCTACTTGCTCGCAGTCTGGTTCAACAAGATCAGCGACAAGACAGTGGCTTGGTATGCCAAGACCACTGATCCAGATCCAGCACTGGCACAAGTTTCATCCAGTTCATGCCTCCGGCTCACCTCCAATGGAGCACTCTCGCTCCAGGATCCTATTGGCACAGAGGTATGGAGTCCAGAAGTTGTGGGTGCAGCCTACGCTGCTGTTCTTGATACTGGAAACTTCGTACTGGCTGCTGCAGATGGCTCTACCAAGTGGGGGACCTTCGATAACCCAGCAGATACCATCCTGCCCAGTCAGGTTCTCACACCGGGAACGAAGCTCCACAGCCGGATCATCGCCACAGACCACTCCAATGGCCAGTTCATCCTTAACCTGCAAAATAATGGTCTTTTCTTTTATTCTGTTGCTGTGCCATCCGGTCATCAACATGAACTTAATTGGTCCATGCCTGGGAACACCACAAATTTGGTGTTCAGTGCGACTGGAGTGCTATACATCACCTGGGATGATGGAAGGCAAACAAAAATCACATCAGGGGCAATCAGCTCCATGGCGGACTACTACCATCGTGCCACACTTGATTCAGATGGGGTTTTCCGGCAATATCTGTATCCCAAGAAGTTCAGCAACCTGTACAATCAGGCATGGTCAGTACTGGACTTCAAAGCCCCAAATATCTATATCCCAAGAAGGTTAGCAGCAGAGACAAATTCTGGCAGCGGAACATGCGGCTTCAACAGTTATAACAATTTGGCTGTCACAAACAGCCAAACCACCTGCGTGTGCCTACCACAGTACTCATTTATTGATCAGCAGAGTAAAGATAAAGGCTGCAAACCAGACTTCCAGCCACCAAGTTGTGACTTGGATGAAGCAGGTGCCACAAAGCTGTATACCTTGAAAATGATGAGTCATGTGGATTGGCCTGGAGGTGACTACCAGCAACTTTCCAACATATCTAAGAGCCTGTGCCAGCAGCTCTGCCTGACAGATTGTTTCTGTTATGTTGCTGTATTTCGTGATAGTGACAATACATGTTGGACGAAGAAGATGCCTTTGACAAATGGTGTTGTAGGGGATAGTGTGCAGAGGACAGTTTTCATCAAGGTACCAACGAACAATAGTCCACAATCTGAACTTCTTGGTTCCAACAAATGGAAGAAACACAAGAAGTACTGGATCCTTGGAAGTTCATTGTTCCTAGGAAGCTCTGTGTTGGTGAACATTCTCCTGATCTCTATTATACTTTTTGGTACCTACTGTACCATCACCAAAAATGAAGTCCTATCTCTGCAGTCACCAAACAACATAGGATTGCCCCTGAAAGCCTTCACTTATGTTGAGCTGGAGAAGGCAACCAACGGTTTCCAGGAGATACTTGGCACTGGTGCCTCTGGTATTGTGTACAAGGGACAGCTACAAGATGATCTCGGTACCTACATTGCTGTCAAGAAAATTGATAGGCTTGAGCATGAAACAGAGAGGGAGTTCACCATTGAAGTCCAAACTATTGGTCAGACGCACCACAGGAACTTGGTCAGGTTGCTTGGATTCTGTaatgaaggaaaagaaagaCTATTGGTTTACGAATTTATGGTCAATGGCTCACTCAACAGATTCCTATTTGGTGATGTCAGGCTTCAGTGGGACCTTCGAGCTCAGCTCGCTCTCGAGGTGGCAAGAGGGCTGCTATACTTACATGAGGAATGCAGCACACAGATTATCCATTGTGACATAAAGCCCCAGAACATCCTTCTCGATGGCAACCTCACAGCAAAGATCTCAGACTTTGGCTTAGCCAAACTGCTCCGTACTAATCAGACACAAACAAACACAGGGATCCGTGGTACCCGAGGATATGTTGCTCCTGAGTGGTTCAAGAGCATTGGTATCACTGCCAAGGTGGA
The sequence above is drawn from the Panicum hallii strain FIL2 chromosome 7, PHallii_v3.1, whole genome shotgun sequence genome and encodes:
- the LOC112901101 gene encoding G-type lectin S-receptor-like serine/threonine-protein kinase LECRK4, coding for MAPLLLLPILLLLSSPYVQAQQIITLGSSLTPQGPNSFWLSPSGDFAFGFRPIEGNTSSYLLAVWFNKISDKTVAWYAKTTDPDPALAQVSSSSCLRLTSNGALSLQDPIGTEVWSPEVVGAAYAAVLDTGNFVLAAADGSTKWGTFDNPADTILPSQVLTPGTKLHSRIIATDHSNGQFILNLQNNGLFFYSVAVPSGHQHELNWSMPGNTTNLVFSATGVLYITWDDGRQTKITSGAISSMADYYHRATLDSDGVFRQYLYPKKFSNLYNQAWSVLDFKAPNIYIPRRLAAETNSGSGTCGFNSYNNLAVTNSQTTCVCLPQYSFIDQQSKDKGCKPDFQPPSCDLDEAGATKLYTLKMMSHVDWPGGDYQQLSNISKSLCQQLCLTDCFCYVAVFRDSDNTCWTKKMPLTNGVVGDSVQRTVFIKVPTNNSPQSELLGSNKWKKHKKYWILGSSLFLGSSVLVNILLISIILFGTYCTITKNEVLSLQSPNNIGLPLKAFTYVELEKATNGFQEILGTGASGIVYKGQLQDDLGTYIAVKKIDRLEHETEREFTIEVQTIGQTHHRNLVRLLGFCNEGKERLLVYEFMVNGSLNRFLFGDVRLQWDLRAQLALEVARGLLYLHEECSTQIIHCDIKPQNILLDGNLTAKISDFGLAKLLRTNQTQTNTGIRGTRGYVAPEWFKSIGITAKVDVYSYGVILLELICCRRNVESVVAEEDQKILTYWANDCYRCGRVDLLVEGDDEAIFDLKKVERYVVVALWCLQEDPTMRPTMLKVTQMLDGAVAIPTPPDSSSFVQSLP